The segment TCTCAAGGTCTGTCAGCATCCGGTTGATCGTGGCCGAGCTGTCCTGAAGCCCGGCGACCAGTGCGGTCGCCTGATCCGGCAGACCCTGCACCGCCGGGTTTTCGGTGATGTCACGTACAGACGACAGGATGCCGCGCAACTCAACCGGCAGACCCTGAATGTCGTCACTGGCCAACAGGGCGTCAGCGGTGGCCAGAAGATCGGAGACGGATTGCGACAGTGCCTCAAGCGGAACCGCCTGCACATTGGCCAGCACGCCGCGTATATCAGCCATCAGATCGGGCAGAGCTTCGGTTGCGGTGCCGACGTTTTCGATGACGTCGGTCAGCTTGCCTGGGGCGTCCTGCGCCTCTAGATCCGCCATCACGCGGTTGAGCGTGGCGCTCGTGGTCTGAAGATCGGCCAGCAATGTACCGACCTGATCGGGAATCGTCTGGATTGCCGGGCTCTCTGCCACGCCACGCACGGCGGCCAGAAGGCCGGTCAGCTCGGCGGGGGCCTTTTGCAGCTCCTCACTGCCGATAAGGGTTGAGGCGTTGTCAAGGAAGCCGGTGATCGACTGCATGACCTCTTCGATTGGCAGGTCGCTGACACGTTGCAACGCGCCCTGCGCCGTGGCACCGACATCGGTTACCCGCGCGGCAGAGGTGGGAAAGCGTGTCAGCGGTTCGGCATCGCGGTCAAGCGTGGCCTCGGGGGCGCCCGGCACCATTGCCAGCTCCACCTTGAGCCCGCCGGTAAAGATCGACGCATTGATCAGACGGGCGCGCAGCCCCTCGGCTATGCGGGTGTCGAGATAGGTCAGCAGCGTGGCCTCGTCTGCGTCTTCGCCCAGTCCGATGCGCGCGGGGTTGAGCTGCACAGACGCAATCAGACGCACCTCATTGTCGCCGAACCGGTCGCGGTCCACCAGACCGTTGATGCTGGTCACCTGACCGATCCGTAGGCCACCCAGTTCAACCGCAGCGCCCGCAGCGAGACCGGCAAGGTTCTCTTCAAACACCATGGTCATATCGACAGACGTTCCGGCATCACCCTGCGACAGGAAATCGTCGCGCGCCGCGTCTTCGTTGGCAAAAAGATCGTAAGTCGCGCCATCTTCAAGCGGCACACCGCCCGAACCGATGGTGTCAAACGTCACACCGCCACCGATCAGCGAAGCCAGCGAGGTAAAATTCAACTGCGCCCCGGACGCGCCAAGCGAAAAGCTGAACCCGGAAATGTCCCAGAACCGGGTCGAGCTGGTGACAAAGGCCGCGTGCGGCTCGTAGATCACTGCAGGGGCGGTAACGCCCGAACCATCCTGGTTGACGGTGGAATATCCGACGACGCCAACCTCAACGCCTTTGTACAGGATCTGGGTTCCGGCTGACGGCAAGCCATCGCTGGATTTAAGGGTAAAGGACACGCCGTCCTTGTCGACCGGCAGCAGTGGCGCTTCGGTCAGACCTTCGAATTCGCCGTGCAGACCACCTGCAATCTCGTCCCACGCGCCCTGCACATAGACCCCGGACAGCACGGTATCGAGGCCAGAGACCCCGCGCGCGCTCACTTCGGGGCGAACAACCCAGAACCGCGCGCTTTCGTCGATATAATCCGCCAGATCCTTGCGCACCCGGACCGATACAATCACCTCATCCAGATCAGGACCAAATCCAACCTCTTCGACCGTGCCGACAGCGATGTCGCGATAGCGCAACTGTGTCTCGTCGGCCTTGATGCCCGCGGCATTCTGGAACCGGATTTCGATCACCGGACCTTGGGCGTCATAGGTCCGCCATGCGGCCCCCAATGCGACGGCAAGTGCTGCGACCGGGATAATCCAGACGATGGAAGCCATGTCCCAGAGCGATTTTCTGGCAGGTTTGATCGGCACGTCGCCCGGTACCGGCGATTGTAGATTGTCAGGCGTTTCGGACACTATAATTTCCTTTGCGGCGCATCTTCGTCCCAGAACATGCGTGAATCGAAGGACTGCGCGGACAGCATGGTGCAAACCACCGACAGCGCGAATGTGAGAGCGGCGGGGCCGGGGTGGATTGACGCCACCACGGACAATTGAACCAGCGAGCTGAGGATCGCCACCACGAAGACGTCGATCATTGACCAACGTCCGATAAATTCAACCATTTCATAGACGTGGTGCCTGCGCCCGGACGACAGGTTGGACCCGCGATGAACCGACAGGGCGAGATAAGCAATCGCAAGGAATTTTCCCATCGGGATCAGCACTGATGCGACCAGAATAATCACCGCCACACCGACCGCGCCATGGTGCAGCAAGTCGACCGCGCCACCAACAATCGTGCTTTTTGAGGTGTCCAGCAGTGTCTGTGTGACCAGCATCGGGTAAATATTGGCGGGAATGTAGCAGATTAGCCCGGCAATCCATAGCGCCCAGACCCGGCCTAGACTGCCGGTGTCGCGCGACTGCAGTCGCGCACCACAGCGCCCGCATTCCGTGGTGCCCATTGGCCAGACCCGTGCGCAGCGGCGACAGGCCACCAACCCCGCCTCGCGGGCGGTCAAGATTCGTCTGTTTCCAGTGATTTCCATACTGACCAGTTACATAGATACATGTCGTTGAAAAGGACGATGACCACGAGCGCGCTGAACATCCAGAAGGCGGGTCCAAAGCCAATGCTGGCCAGCGACGCCACCTTGACCAGGGCCACGGCGCAGCCGATGGCAAAAATCTCGGCCATGGCCCAGGGTTTCAGTTCCTGGGACAGTCGAAAGGCGTGGCGCGCATGGGCATAGGGCGGAAGGTTCATCACAATTGGTGTCAGCACATACAGCACCAAAACCATGCGCAACAGTGGGATCAATACGATCATCGCGGCAGTGGCCAACGACAGCAACAGCAAAGCGCCACTGCCAAAGCTTGATGCGGTGTCCATGATCGAAGCCTGGTTGGCGAAACCCTGAACGTGGATGGTCAGAAACGGAAAAAACAGCGCCGAAATGACCAAAATCAGTACCGTCAACGTCAGTGCGATGATTCTGAGCCCGGCCTTGCGCCGTGGCGCGATCAATACCGTGTGGCAGCGTTCGCAGACCGCACGTTCCCCGATCTCAGGCATCCGCGCGGTATACAGCGCATCGCATTGCGGGCAAGCGATCAGGTCTTCCAGCGCCAGATCGCTATGCGTCATTCCAATCCTGTCCTGCACGGTTGCGTTGTTCACGATATCCTGATGCCTGCCTTTGGCCCCAATTCTGGGCGCCCATTTCAGACGGCCTCTGCCTTGATACCGTGTCGAAAGCCAAAGGAAAACGCTTATCTATCGTATGTGCGCACCGGTCGGCGTTACCCTACGTTGCGCCGCATCATTCGGTCGGTCCTGATCCGACGCATCGTTCCAGCGAATATCTGCATCGCGGCGGGTGGTCAGACAGTCGCCAGGCAAAGATCTATCAGCGATTGCAGCGGCGTTGCCCCTACAGCGGCAAAGTCAGTGGCATTGGCGCGATCCTGCCGGTTGCGGTCGGACCTGATTGCGCTAACGTGCGCCGGACCGGACAGGAGGGATCAAGATGTCGGATCATATACGCTGGGGAATTCTGGGCGCTTCCAAGTTTGCGCGTGAAAAAATGGGGCCCGCGCTCCATCTGGCGTGCGGTGGAGCGCTGGAGGCGCTGGCGACGTCGGAGCCGGCCAAGGCGGCGCCGTTTGCGGATTTTGCGCCGGGGCTACGGGTGCATAACGACTATGATGCGCTGCTGGCGGATTCCGGGATTGATGCGATCTATATTCCGCTGCCCAATCATCTGCACGTGCCCTGGATCAAAAAGGCCGTGGCAGCCGGCAAACACGTGCTGTGCGAAAAGCCGATCGCCATGCAAGCGCCCGAGATCGACGAACTGATTGCCCTGCGCGACAGCAGCGGCCTGTTGGTGGCCGAAGCGTTTATGATTGTGCATCACCCACAATGGCAGACCGCGCGGCAGATGTATCGCGACGGCGCAATTGGACGGCTGATCGGAGTGGATGCCAGCTTTTCCTTTTCCAACGTTGACCCTGCCAACATCCGCAATCAGGCCGAAACCGGCGGCGGTGGGTTGCGGGATATCGGGGTCTATATCTTTGGCGCCACCCGGTTTGTCACCGATGAAGAGCCGCAAGAAATTCTGAGCACCGATGTTGAATGGACAAACGGCGTGGACACGCGGGCGCATCTGACTGCGCGTTTCCCATCATTCCATTACACCGGGATGGTGTCGACCCGCATGGCGCCGCGTCAAGAGGTGGTATTCCACGGCGATGTAGGGGTGATGCGGCTGACCACGCCGTTCAATGCGCAGGCGTATGGTATGGCGCAGATCGTGCTTGAGGCACCGGGGTTTCGCACCGAAACTCTCCGCTTTCCATCGGACAACCAATATGTGCATCAGGTCGAGGCGTTCAATCGTTCGGTGCGCCGCAAGGAGACCTATCCCTGCCCGCTGGAGTTTTCGCGTGGGACGCAGGCGATGATGGATATGGTGTTCGATCACGCGAAATAGGGCGGCGACTGGCCCGATCGACAAAAAATGGCGACGCGGGAAAATCCTGCGCCGCCATTTTTATGCATTGTATCGCCAGCTTTAGGCAGCGTTGTTGGTATTTGCGGAAACCGGTTTTGACCCCGAATTGGCGTCGATGAATTCGAGCACGAGCGGGCGGATGTTGTTGCGCCAGCTCTTGCCCGCAAAGATGCCGTAATGGCCGGCACCGGGTTCCAGATGGCTCGCCTTTTTGCTGTCGGGCAGGCCGGTGCAAAGCGCCAGCGCCGCGACACACTGACCGGGCGCCGAGATGTCGTCGTTGGCACCTTCGACCGTCTTGACCGCAACCGACGTGATCTTGCCGATATCGACATGCTTGCCCGCGACAACAAACTCGTTCTTGGCAATCTCGCCATTCTTGAAGATCCGCTCGACCGTGGAGAGGTAGAATTCGGCCGGCATGTCCATCACCGACAGGTATTCGTCGTAGAATCGGTTGTGGGCATCGTGATCCGACGCTTCACCGCGCGCCACACGCATGATCTGTTCGTTGAACGCCTTGGCGTGGCGATCCGAATTCATCGAGATGAACGAGGTCAGTTGCAGCAGGCCCGGGTAGACCTGACGCCCGACGCCCGGGTATTTAAAGCCGACGCGCTGAATCATGGTCTCTTCGAGCTGGCCCATGGTGACACGGCGGCCAAAGTCGGTGACATCGGTCGGTGTGGCATCAGGGTCGATCGGACCGCCGATCAGGGTCAGCGACCGCGGCTGCGCTTTGGGGTCCTCTTCGGCGAGATAGGCGGTGGCGGCGAGGGTCAGCGGCGCCGGCTGACAGACCGCGATCACATGGGTGTCCGGGCCAAGGTGGCGCATGAAGTCAACGAGGTATAGGGTGTAATCCTCAATGTCGAACTTGCCGGCGCTGACTGGAATGTCACGTGCATTATGCCAGTCGGTCACGTAAACTTCGCAATTGGAGATGAGGGAGATCACGGTGGACCGGAGGAGGGTGGCGTAATGGCCAGACATTGGCGCGACCAGCAGGATTTTGCGCGGCTGTTCTGTGCGGCCATTCACGTTAAAGTGGATGAGGTCGCCGAAATCCTTGTTGACGACGGTGTCGACGCTAACCAGATGGTCGCGACCATCCTCGCAGGTGATGGTGCGGATGTTCCAGTCGGGTTTGACCGCCATGCGGGCAAAGGACCGTTCGGCAACCTCACCCCAGGCCGAAAGCCATTGCATCGCTGGATTGGGGATCACCGACATCGCCGGGTAAGATGCCATCGTTCGCGCGGTTGCGCCCATCCACTGGCTGGTGTTGCGGAAGGTCTCCATGAAATCGTAAGTCGCCATGTTACGCATAAGCGTCTCCTTTTCCGGTGGGGTTCCGGGTAAATCGTCGCGATGCCTCCCGAACAGCGCGGCATTATTCTGCACAGCAGCAACGATAGAGTGGAAAGTTTAACATGACAACTGATGACATAGTCTCATCCCAGGAGCTGGAGCGGTTGAACGCGAATCTGGCCAAGGTCGAGGATCTGACGCAGCGTCTGTTGACGGCCATGGGACACAAGAAACCACTGAGTTCGTCTCTGAGCGGCCCGAGTCAGGACCTCTATGCCAACGCATTGGGGGCCTATTGGCAGGAATGGGTGCAGAATCCTGCGAAGATTCTTGAACATCAGATCGCGTTCTGGGGCAAATCCGTGACTCATTTTGTCGAAGCGCAGCAGGCGCTGACCAAGGGCAAACTGGTGGCACCGCAAGATCCGGGCCCCAAGGACCGGCGCTTTGCCAATCCGCTGTGGGACACACATCCGTATTTCAACTTTATTAAACAGCAATACCTGATCAACGCCACCGCGATCCAGCAGGCGGTGGATGATATCGACGACTTGGACCCAATCGAA is part of the Puniceibacterium sp. IMCC21224 genome and harbors:
- a CDS encoding MlaD family protein, which codes for MSETPDNLQSPVPGDVPIKPARKSLWDMASIVWIIPVAALAVALGAAWRTYDAQGPVIEIRFQNAAGIKADETQLRYRDIAVGTVEEVGFGPDLDEVIVSVRVRKDLADYIDESARFWVVRPEVSARGVSGLDTVLSGVYVQGAWDEIAGGLHGEFEGLTEAPLLPVDKDGVSFTLKSSDGLPSAGTQILYKGVEVGVVGYSTVNQDGSGVTAPAVIYEPHAAFVTSSTRFWDISGFSFSLGASGAQLNFTSLASLIGGGVTFDTIGSGGVPLEDGATYDLFANEDAARDDFLSQGDAGTSVDMTMVFEENLAGLAAGAAVELGGLRIGQVTSINGLVDRDRFGDNEVRLIASVQLNPARIGLGEDADEATLLTYLDTRIAEGLRARLINASIFTGGLKVELAMVPGAPEATLDRDAEPLTRFPTSAARVTDVGATAQGALQRVSDLPIEEVMQSITGFLDNASTLIGSEELQKAPAELTGLLAAVRGVAESPAIQTIPDQVGTLLADLQTTSATLNRVMADLEAQDAPGKLTDVIENVGTATEALPDLMADIRGVLANVQAVPLEALSQSVSDLLATADALLASDDIQGLPVELRGILSSVRDITENPAVQGLPDQATALVAGLQDSSATINRMLTDLETQNATGKLTDTIDSVNAATDALPDLLADLRAVLAKAEAVPLADLTQTVSDVLAQVQTLIASAEVQAVPGELRGLLASVRQITEGADMQALPARATEVVTSLLDTTTSVNRMLDDLETQNVVGKLTAAIDDVAAAAEDLPQLVEEARSIVSNANDIPLDALAERATNLLEAANALIDQDSTRALPGELNAALDAVQQTLNELQNGGLIDNANATLASARSAADAIAEASSSLPRLATELRNVANQAGVTLSAYADNSTFSRETRGAIRQIQSAASAIEKLARTIERNPNSLLLGR
- a CDS encoding paraquat-inducible protein A translates to MEITGNRRILTAREAGLVACRRCARVWPMGTTECGRCGARLQSRDTGSLGRVWALWIAGLICYIPANIYPMLVTQTLLDTSKSTIVGGAVDLLHHGAVGVAVIILVASVLIPMGKFLAIAYLALSVHRGSNLSSGRRHHVYEMVEFIGRWSMIDVFVVAILSSLVQLSVVASIHPGPAALTFALSVVCTMLSAQSFDSRMFWDEDAPQRKL
- a CDS encoding paraquat-inducible protein A; this encodes MTHSDLALEDLIACPQCDALYTARMPEIGERAVCERCHTVLIAPRRKAGLRIIALTLTVLILVISALFFPFLTIHVQGFANQASIMDTASSFGSGALLLLSLATAAMIVLIPLLRMVLVLYVLTPIVMNLPPYAHARHAFRLSQELKPWAMAEIFAIGCAVALVKVASLASIGFGPAFWMFSALVVIVLFNDMYLCNWSVWKSLETDES
- a CDS encoding Gfo/Idh/MocA family protein, translated to MSDHIRWGILGASKFAREKMGPALHLACGGALEALATSEPAKAAPFADFAPGLRVHNDYDALLADSGIDAIYIPLPNHLHVPWIKKAVAAGKHVLCEKPIAMQAPEIDELIALRDSSGLLVAEAFMIVHHPQWQTARQMYRDGAIGRLIGVDASFSFSNVDPANIRNQAETGGGGLRDIGVYIFGATRFVTDEEPQEILSTDVEWTNGVDTRAHLTARFPSFHYTGMVSTRMAPRQEVVFHGDVGVMRLTTPFNAQAYGMAQIVLEAPGFRTETLRFPSDNQYVHQVEAFNRSVRRKETYPCPLEFSRGTQAMMDMVFDHAK
- the phaZ gene encoding polyhydroxyalkanoate depolymerase: MRNMATYDFMETFRNTSQWMGATARTMASYPAMSVIPNPAMQWLSAWGEVAERSFARMAVKPDWNIRTITCEDGRDHLVSVDTVVNKDFGDLIHFNVNGRTEQPRKILLVAPMSGHYATLLRSTVISLISNCEVYVTDWHNARDIPVSAGKFDIEDYTLYLVDFMRHLGPDTHVIAVCQPAPLTLAATAYLAEEDPKAQPRSLTLIGGPIDPDATPTDVTDFGRRVTMGQLEETMIQRVGFKYPGVGRQVYPGLLQLTSFISMNSDRHAKAFNEQIMRVARGEASDHDAHNRFYDEYLSVMDMPAEFYLSTVERIFKNGEIAKNEFVVAGKHVDIGKITSVAVKTVEGANDDISAPGQCVAALALCTGLPDSKKASHLEPGAGHYGIFAGKSWRNNIRPLVLEFIDANSGSKPVSANTNNAA